Within Coffea arabica cultivar ET-39 chromosome 4e, Coffea Arabica ET-39 HiFi, whole genome shotgun sequence, the genomic segment aaaCAAATTCACTCATCACTGTTTCTCTGTCTTCTCCTTGACTGAGTCACTTACtcctctctctcgctctctctcaCGCCTGAATAGCTCTATGCCACGTGTACATTAAAGAAATCAAATCAAAAAGCAAAAATCCAAAATCCCCAAAAAGTGAATTCTTACAGCAGCCTCCCTCCGGATCCGGACCCAAACCCGGTTCAGCCACCATGACCCGTCTGAGTTTTCCcattcatttcctttctttcctccttcttcttcttcttcgtcttCAACCTTTTCTCCAATCTCAGTCTACTCTTCCTTCTCTTTCCCCACGTGCCATCACGCCCCATCCAAATCACCAAATTTACACTAATCACAATCCAAATTCGTTAATTAATCGCCCTAATTAGCCATTTTAATGCCCCTGTTTAATTACTTATTCTTCTACATTCTACAAAATCTTCTTCCTCCTCTGGAATTTTTTACCCTCCCCtctcaaaccctaaacctaacCCTCCATTAATCTCGATCTCACTTCATTTACTCTTTCTCTCTCCCGGAATTAAGTTGCTCACTTCTTCCGATTGAATTGTGTGGAAAAGCAGCTGGAATTTGGATGATTGGAGGGTGaagttttgtgaatttttttggtatttttgaagTAGTTATTGAGGGGATTGCAATTGGGGGAGCTGGAGGATCTGTTTGGCGTGGATCATTGGAGGAATTGTGGAAGATTTTGGAGTAATTTATGTTCAGGGATATTGGGATAGGAAGAAGAGAGGGGGTTTTGGATTCGATTTGGGGGAAAACAGCGCCATTAGATGGCGCTGTTTAGACGTTTCTTCTATAGGAAGCCACCTGATCGGCTTCTTGAGATCTCTGAGCGGGTCTATGGTATAGTTTTCCTCGTACTATATCTTCTACATTTTTCGaaatatttggtcaattttgtaGCTCAATGTACTAGCAATATTGATTCTGATGACTTTTTTTTATGCTTAATAGTGGGATTTTTTTGAGTTTAAGTATGTACTTTTAGGGCTTGCTCATTTGAATTAGCTCATTTTTTGAGCCTTAAAGATCTGAATTTGTTCGTCTGAGCACTTCAAACTGTGTGGTTAAAAAATGAATATCCCATTTTTGTTGAACTATCGCCTGGTTTTGCTGGATTatgcaaatgtaatggttggaTTGTGGAGTACTATTcatcttaattttaatttagctgcatttggacttgtcttCTATTTTGGCTACTTTCTTTGTTGTCTTTGTGTTTTTCATAAGTAACCTTGCAGTATTCGATGTTTGCGACATATTTAGCAGAACTTTGAAAGTGCATTGTGGATAATGCTTCCGTATTAGTTTATATGTTGTGAGGTAGTTATGCTGTAAATTTGGACAAAGCTTAACTGCTCTTAACATTTCAAATTACATGGTGTTAAAGAAATGGGTTTCCATTTGGTCTTTTTAACTGGTGCTTTCTTGTACAGGGATATATTTGCAACCGCTTTTTGGTCCTTGATTTTGTCTTCTCAAACTGTAGGTTTGACTTGGAGTGCTTTGTACTTGAACTTCAGAATGTTTAGAGGAGTGCACGTAGTTTAAATGTGAACCTTGAAATTGGTTTACCTTTAGAATTGGGATTTTGAAATTGTCTTTACTTCATCTGCAGTGTTTGACTGCTGCTTCTCCACTGATGTTCTCAATGAAGATGAGTACAAAATCTACCTGGGTGGCATCGTAGCTCAGCTACAGGATCATTACCCTGATGCTTCTTTCATGGTCTTCAACTTCAGAGAGGGTATAAAGAGGAGCCAAATATCTGACATTCTGTCCCAGTACGACATGACAGTCATGGAGTATCCTCGGCAGTATGAGAGTTGTCCACTACTGCCGTTGGAGATGATCCACCATTTCTTGCGTTCTAGCGAGAGCTGGCTGTCATTGGAGGGCCAACAGAATGTGCTCTTGATGCACTGTGAAAGGGGAGGATGGCCTGTGCTTGCTTTTATGCTTGCTGGCCTTCTTTTGTACAGGAAACAGTATAATGGTGAGCAGAAGACTCTCGAGATGGTATACAAGCAAGCGCCTAGGGAACTTCTTCATCTTTTGTCTCCTCTGAATCCGCAGCCTTCCCAGCTTcgatatcttcaatatatttctAGGAGAAATATTGGTTCAGATTGGCCACCATCAGATTCTCCTTTGGCATTGGATTGCATCATACTTAGAGTCCTTCCTCTGTTTGATGGTGGAAGGGGATGTCGCCCGCTAGTTCGTGTCTATGGTCAGGACCCTTCTTCAACAACTTCTACTAGGAgctctaagcttttgtttactACTTTAAGGACGAAAAAACATTCCCGCTTCTACCGGCAGGTGAGGCTCCTCTTTGTAAAGGTAGTCTGATAGTGAATTAACTTGAATATGAATTGCTCGTACTTCCTGCTGCAGGAGGAGTGTGCCCTTGTGAAAATAGATATTCACCGGCGTGTTCAAGGAGATGTTGTGCTGGAGTGTGTCCATTTAGAGGATGATCTTGTAAGGGAAGAAATGATGTTGAGAGTCATGTTCCACACTGCATTTATACGGTCTAATGTTTTGATGTTGACACGTGATGAAGTGGATGTTTTGTGGGACGCAAAAGATCAATTCCCTAGGGATTTTAGAGCAGAGGTAGGGTTTTCTTTTACTTGTGTCATCTGTTCTTTCTCCAAAGCTTTATGAGTTGAAAGCATACTCATATGTGCATCAGGTGCTCTTTTCGGATGCTGATGCTGTTCCATCTATTGTCACCACTGAAGTGGGGAGTGAAGATGGAAATGAGACTGAAAGCGCGACACCAGAGGAGTTTTTTGAGGTAGAAGAGATCTTCAGCAATGCAGTTGATGGACAGGATGGAAAGAGCGACATCGATACCCATTCAGTTCAAGAATTTAGTCAGGATAGCGAAAATGATGAGGTAGTATGGAAGGAGGAATTGGATCATCACTCTTTTGAGGACTGTACATCAGATGAAGGGAGTCAGAGACAAGGTAGGAGGGGGGATTCTAATAGGAATTCTTTGAGTGACAATGTCTTGGAGAACAGAGAGGATTCAGTAGCTTCCTCTGGTGAGTTCGAACCCCAGAATGTTAAGCTCCAATTCTTAGATGGTGGTTCTGGTGGCAAGTCAGAAGAAGGCGAGAACAAGCCTGACCAAGAAGGCACTGTAGTACAGAAGAAGGCAGATGGACAAGGTTCACAACCTAAGTTGGCCTTGCCCAATGACAATGGTAAACAAAAATCTGAAAAGGCACTTACTTCCACGTCAAAGAAACAGCCAATATCCGGCACAAAACTGGGAAACGAGACTATGGGTACCAAATCAAAATCGAAGCAGCAAAGCTCAGGCCCTCAATTAAGACAGGCAAAACCTAATGCAGTTTCTAGATGGATCCCTCCTAACAAAGGGTCATACTTTGATTCAATGCATGTATCATACCCTCCATCAAGACAGAACAGTGCTCCAGCTGCATTAGCCCAATCAAAGGAGTCTCAAGCGGCAGGAAAAGCTAAAGCTCCTTCGAGCGCTAAATCCTCAAGTAGTAGCAGTTCTGAAGCACGTTTTTTGCCAGAGAAACACTTTTCTTGTCCATCGTTGATAGAAAGCTCATCAGCCAGGCGGCCACCTACTCCCACAATCTCTTCTCCATCACATACTGAAAGTCAAGCTCCAGAGTTGAATCAACATCAGCCTTCCCCAtcccatcctcctcctcctcctcctccaccaccaccaccaccaccaccgccaccCCCCTCTTGTAATTCCTTGCTGTATAATTCATCTTCTAAGCCATTTTCTCCTGTTGCATCAAGTCTACAGGACTTTGGCACTAACTTGTCTTCTCTTGTAAATTCATTTAATAATGAAAATGCCCCTTCTGCATCACCatcaccaccacctcctccaccttcacccccacccccacccgTACCATTCACTCAAGATGCATTTTTTGCTTCTGATGCACCTAAATTTCAATCTCCACCCCCACCGCCACCtccacccccacccccaccaTCATCCTCGTTATTTACAGTTAGTGCAGTTTCTGCTTCTAAAATTTCTTCACCTCCACCTCCGCCTCCACCACCACCCCCACCCTCGGTATCTGCAGCTTGTACTTCTAATATCCCTGTACCTCCGCCGCCACCTCCAGCTCCAGCTCAGTCTCTACTATCCATTCGGATTGCAGCATTTGCTTCTGGTCAATCACCTTCGCCACGACCATATAATTCTGGGGTCGCTGTTACTTCTCCCCCtccacctcctcctccacctCCTCCACCAGTGAGCTCAGGGACAACTGCACCAAGATCTTCTCTGCCACCACCTCCGCCTCCGCCTCCCTTTTCGTCTAGTATACATTATGCTAGTAAAATCCTGCCGCCTCCACCTCCACCGCCTCCTTGGTCCGCTAGTGCTTCTACACCATTTGCTGGGATCGTGTCAAGTTTGCCACCCCCTCCACTTCCAAATGCGTCTACTGCCATAACATCGATTCCTGTTTCTGTGCCCATTCCTCCTCCCCCTCCACCTTTACCTGCTACACATAACACACatcctccaccaccacctccagtTAATGGACCTCCTACTATATTTTCAAGAGCTCCTCTGCCTCCGCCTCCTCCTCCCCCTCCTCCACATGgcacaccaccaccacctccaccacctccatttctctcaaattgtgctcctcctcctcctccaccacctccatttctctcaaatcgtcctcctcctcctcctccacctcctccaccacctccatttctctcaaatcgtgctcctcctcctcctccaccacctCCTTTGAGTGGTGcttctccaccaccaccacctcatCCAGGTAGTGCTCCatctcctccaccaccaccaggGCGTGGAGCCCCGGTTCCTCCGCCACCCCCAATGCACGCAGCCCCAGTTCCTCCGCCACTGCCTCTTTCTGCTGGCCCATGTCCACCTCCTGGAGCACCTCCTCCGCCACCACCTCCAGGAGGTCGTGCACCTGGACCTCCTCCACCACCAGGGCCTCCTAGACCTCCAGGTGGTGCACCTCCCCCACCccctccattaggtgctagagGACCTGGACCTCCAAGTGCTGCACCTCCCCCACCTTTAGGAAGAGGGCGTGGACTTCCACGTCCTTCTGGTATGTCAGCTGCACCCAGAAGATCTACATTAAAACCACTGCATTGGAGCAAGGTAACCAGGGCATTACAAGGAAGCTTATGGGAAGAATTACAGAGACATGGAGAGCCTCAAATGTATTGCACTTTCCTCAGAGTCAGTTTAGTTAATCAAAATGCCTCTTCTTTATATTTGTCAAGTAACAAACTCTCCCCTTCCCCCCAAACCccaacaaccaaaaaaaaaaaaaaaatttactatatGTCTGCTGAGAACATTTGAAGTCTTTGGTCATTTGTTGTCTTGTCACTTAAGAATCGGAGCATCAACATGCCTATAGATGAATATAATTTTGCTTGCATATTTGATAGTACTTTTCTGTTTGTGTACTTCTGAACATGCTTTCCTTATTCTCATGGAtcattgatttttttcttttacctttCAGTGCACCAGAATTTGATGTCTCGGAGATAGAGACTCTCTTCTCTGCCACAGTTCCAAAGTCAGATACCAGGGGGGGGAAATCTGGAGACCGGCGGAAATCTGTTGGATCTAAACCTGACAAGGTTCATCTGGTAATGAAATTGAATTTACTTATAGTAACAATCAAACAATTTTGTTGTCTCTTAGTCAAAGTGAGACATACATCCCTTGTCAAGGATTTTGCTCTCACTTACTTATGTACCAACGCTCTCTACGGCACAAAACTACAGAAGTTATCTTCTGGACATTTCTCTAAATTGGCAGGCTAGTGTTATGAGGAGGTTAACTTTTCCAATCATCATCTCCAACTGTACGtgtaactcaaaacaatcattTTAGCATAGGCTAAGCTCCCcaccccacaaaaaaaaaagaggaggaagaagaagcacTGGAAAGAGTTAGGATATGAATATAATTCAGGGAGttcaatttgatatatttgggcATTCAGAAGTAAACGCAGAGAGCCTGTAGAGAATGCTTGTCTCTTTTAGTATCATTCCCACCTTGGGTGAAAGGGGGATACTATGGTGGAATTAATTGAGGGGAGGAAGGGGGGGGGAGATTcatttagtttcttgtttcatCAGCCTGAGTGATATTTTTGGTCAGAATCAGATCACTCAGTATGTTTTTATATCTGGTTAAGTCAAAGTTTGCCTTTGCCTTGTAAACCGCATGcttttaaaatatttgtaagTTAGATATGTCAAGTTGCTGATGACCTTTAATCTTCTGCAGGTTGACTTGAGAAGGGCCAACAACACCGAAATAATGCTAACAAAGGTGAAAATGCCACTTCCTGACATGATGGTGAGTTGGACAACGCTCAACTACAAGTACCCCACCTCTTTCCCACTTCCTGCCTCCCCTCTTCCCCCACCCCACTCCAGACTCCCCGCCCCGCCCCACCCCGCCCTGCCCCTAaatccccccaaaaaaaaaggaccgCTTATGGTGAGTTGAACGTGGTATTCATGTTAGTAGCTGGTCATCTGGGTCACAATGACCTTTGTTGTCTCCAATGGGTTGTACCAAGTTTTATTTCTTGGGATTCTAGTATTCCCAGGATATTTGCCGATGAGGGTGTCCTCAACCATGTTATATGTTGAACCTATGATTCATGTTGGTAGCTGGTCATCTGGGTCACAATGACCTTTGTTGTCTCCAGTGGTTGTACCAAGTTTTATTTCTTGGAATTCTAGTATTCCTAGGATATTTGCTGATGAGGGTGACCCCAACTATGTTATGTGTGGCATCTTTCGGCCTTATGCGAAAGTTGATGGCTCTGTTCTTaaaatgtttttcaaattgaatTCTGATAAAATGGTGGACTGAAATACATTTAAAACAACAATTGATAGACCCTATTGGCTCTGGTTCTTCCCAATGTGATCTGCCTCTCAATCCAGAACCTTAGTTTAGAAGACATAAGGCTTATTTTCCAAGtttatctttcatttttctttctccttgtcACTCAAATAAATCCTACACATAGCTTTTAGGATAACTTGAGGTTGGCTATGATAAATTTCTTTCCCAACCCTGATGTTTTCGTAATTTTCATGTCCTGAAGCCCTCAAAGAATGAAGAATGGGCCACAGCCACAGGGCGCTGCATGCATTGTGGAGATCCATTATGTGTTCTCGCAAATGCAATGTCAATCTTGGTTGTCGCTTTTACAAGATGCTAACGTGTTTGCTCTTCAAGACTTAGTTTGATCTCTACCACTGAAAATACCTATTTCTTTTTGTGTTTGGAAAATCTTCTCATAGCAGCCATGAAAAGAAAATACCTTGCTTTCCACTTTTGTACAACGTGGTAGGAGCTCTAAATTTGTTTGGTGCATAGTTGATTCTTTGTGCATTGATCATGAAAGAAATAATTACTAGAAGTTGTCAGTATCTGAGATGCTGATAGAACAAACTATTTTAGCCTCTTTCTTGTAAAGCAATGCAGAAGAAACCATTGAAGCATCCTCTTTGTACCATCATGATGAAAGCTAGTTTCCTTGATGTTCCCCTTCAGTAGTCATATTATAAGATGTTTTATCCTTCAATAGCCAACTGCGCTAACTTCCCTCTTATGTGATTTTATCCATGTTAACAGGATTCATAGCTTTGAAAATCTGTGTTAACTGACTCTCAAGACAGATACAGATCTTCATTTAAGCTGCCACAATTCCCCCAGTTGATCTTCTTAATTATTGCACCGTTAACTTTTCATGTACTTGTAATTATagaaaaaaattatagaaaaagtgaatttttttgaccTAGTCATTGAGCAGTGCTTGAAATGCTTTTTGCATTATCTTGGGTTTCTAACATAATTCGAGATCATCTTCTGTTTCTTTATTTGGAGACTCTCTGGTAAAGTTGCTCTCATTGATGTAGATGATGATGCTTAGATTATCCATATGCTAGTGGCATTTAATTTTTCAAGAATTCAATTAAATATATGAATATATGTCTgctcctttttaattttttattcttgAAATTTGCTAGTTTCCTCCTCTGATTGCATGAACTTTATTGAAACATATACCTCTTGGACCCTTGGACCACAAATGAGGCACTACTGGGAGCTCAGATTACTTATTGGTTAATACTGGAATATGTTTCTTGAATCATATCATTGTATGAGATATATTACCTTACATAGTGGAGATAAAAGAGGATAGGACAAACTGTACATGAGGCTTCAGGGTATCTCCAAGGTTTGGGGAGGCCTAGTTTTATTCATTCTTGTTGTTCTACAAGTGAATATCTTGCCTGCGTATTTATGTGCTTGA encodes:
- the LOC140006125 gene encoding formin-like protein 20 isoform X3, whose protein sequence is MALFRRFFYRKPPDRLLEISERVYVFDCCFSTDVLNEDEYKIYLGGIVAQLQDHYPDASFMVFNFREGIKRSQISDILSQYDMTVMEYPRQYESCPLLPLEMIHHFLRSSESWLSLEGQQNVLLMHCERGGWPVLAFMLAGLLLYRKQYNGEQKTLEMVYKQAPRELLHLLSPLNPQPSQLRYLQYISRRNIGSDWPPSDSPLALDCIILRVLPLFDGGRGCRPLVRVYGQDPSSTTSTRSSKLLFTTLRTKKHSRFYRQEECALVKIDIHRRVQGDVVLECVHLEDDLVREEMMLRVMFHTAFIRSNVLMLTRDEVDVLWDAKDQFPRDFRAEVLFSDADAVPSIVTTEVGSEDGNETESATPEEFFEVEEIFSNAVDGQDGKSDIDTHSVQEFSQDSENDEVVWKEELDHHSFEDCTSDEGSQRQGRRGDSNRNSLSDNVLENREDSVASSGEFEPQNVKLQFLDGGSGGKSEEGENKPDQEGTVVQKKADGQGSQPKLALPNDNGKQKSEKALTSTSKKQPISGTKLGNETMGTKSKSKQQSSGPQLRQAKPNAVSRWIPPNKGSYFDSMHVSYPPSRQNSAPAALAQSKESQAAGKAKAPSSAKSSSSSSSEARFLPEKHFSCPSLIESSSARRPPTPTISSPSHTESQAPELNQHQPSPSHPPPPPPPPPPPPPPPPPSCNSLLYNSSSKPFSPVASSLQDFGTNLSSLVNSFNNENAPSASPSPPPPPPSPPPPPVPFTQDAFFASDAPKFQSPPPPPPPPPPPPSSSLFTVSAVSASKISSPPPPPPPPPPPSVSAACTSNIPVPPPPPPAPAQSLLSIRIAAFASGQSPSPRPYNSGVAVTSPPPPPPPPPPPVSSGTTAPRSSLPPPPPPPPFSSSIHYASKILPPPPPPPPWSASASTPFAGIVSSLPPPPLPNASTAITSIPVSVPIPPPPPPLPATHNTHPPPPPPVNGPPTIFSRAPLPPPPPPPPPHGTPPPPPFLSNRAPPPPPPPPLSGASPPPPPHPGSAPSPPPPPGRGAPVPPPPPMHAAPVPPPLPLSAGPCPPPGAPPPPPPPGGRAPGPPPPPGPPRPPGGAPPPPPPLGARGPGPPSAAPPPPLGRGRGLPRPSGMSAAPRRSTLKPLHWSKVTRALQGSLWEELQRHGEPQIAPEFDVSEIETLFSATVPKSDTRGGKSGDRRKSVGSKPDKVHLVDLRRANNTEIMLTKVKMPLPDMMAAALAMDEAILDADQVENLIKFCPTKEEMEMLKNYNGDKENLGKCEQFFLELMKVPRVESKLRVFLFKIQFNSQVTDFKKSLNTVNSACEEVRNSFKLKEIMKKILYLGNTLNQGTARGSAVGFKLDSLLKLTDTRASNSKMTLMHYLCKVLASKSPSLLDFHEDLVSLEVASKIQLKSLAEEMQAIIKGLEKVKQELSASENDGPVSEVFHKTLKEFVGVAEVEVGSVSTLYSVAGRNADALALYFGEDPARCPFEQVTATLLNFVRLFRKAHEENCKQAELEKKKAEKEVEMEKAKGINLTKKDVK
- the LOC140006125 gene encoding formin-like protein 20 isoform X1 — encoded protein: MALFRRFFYRKPPDRLLEISERVYVFDCCFSTDVLNEDEYKIYLGGIVAQLQDHYPDASFMVFNFREGIKRSQISDILSQYDMTVMEYPRQYESCPLLPLEMIHHFLRSSESWLSLEGQQNVLLMHCERGGWPVLAFMLAGLLLYRKQYNGEQKTLEMVYKQAPRELLHLLSPLNPQPSQLRYLQYISRRNIGSDWPPSDSPLALDCIILRVLPLFDGGRGCRPLVRVYGQDPSSTTSTRSSKLLFTTLRTKKHSRFYRQEECALVKIDIHRRVQGDVVLECVHLEDDLVREEMMLRVMFHTAFIRSNVLMLTRDEVDVLWDAKDQFPRDFRAEVLFSDADAVPSIVTTEVGSEDGNETESATPEEFFEVEEIFSNAVDGQDGKSDIDTHSVQEFSQDSENDEVVWKEELDHHSFEDCTSDEGSQRQGRRGDSNRNSLSDNVLENREDSVASSGEFEPQNVKLQFLDGGSGGKSEEGENKPDQEGTVVQKKADGQGSQPKLALPNDNGKQKSEKALTSTSKKQPISGTKLGNETMGTKSKSKQQSSGPQLRQAKPNAVSRWIPPNKGSYFDSMHVSYPPSRQNSAPAALAQSKESQAAGKAKAPSSAKSSSSSSSEARFLPEKHFSCPSLIESSSARRPPTPTISSPSHTESQAPELNQHQPSPSHPPPPPPPPPPPPPPPPPSCNSLLYNSSSKPFSPVASSLQDFGTNLSSLVNSFNNENAPSASPSPPPPPPSPPPPPVPFTQDAFFASDAPKFQSPPPPPPPPPPPPSSSLFTVSAVSASKISSPPPPPPPPPPPSVSAACTSNIPVPPPPPPAPAQSLLSIRIAAFASGQSPSPRPYNSGVAVTSPPPPPPPPPPPVSSGTTAPRSSLPPPPPPPPFSSSIHYASKILPPPPPPPPWSASASTPFAGIVSSLPPPPLPNASTAITSIPVSVPIPPPPPPLPATHNTHPPPPPPVNGPPTIFSRAPLPPPPPPPPPHGTPPPPPPPPFLSNCAPPPPPPPPFLSNRPPPPPPPPPPPPFLSNRAPPPPPPPPLSGASPPPPPHPGSAPSPPPPPGRGAPVPPPPPMHAAPVPPPLPLSAGPCPPPGAPPPPPPPGGRAPGPPPPPGPPRPPGGAPPPPPPLGARGPGPPSAAPPPPLGRGRGLPRPSGMSAAPRRSTLKPLHWSKVTRALQGSLWEELQRHGEPQIAPEFDVSEIETLFSATVPKSDTRGGKSGDRRKSVGSKPDKVHLVDLRRANNTEIMLTKVKMPLPDMMAAALAMDEAILDADQVENLIKFCPTKEEMEMLKNYNGDKENLGKCEQFFLELMKVPRVESKLRVFLFKIQFNSQVTDFKKSLNTVNSACEEVRNSFKLKEIMKKILYLGNTLNQGTARGSAVGFKLDSLLKLTDTRASNSKMTLMHYLCKVLASKSPSLLDFHEDLVSLEVASKIQLKSLAEEMQAIIKGLEKVKQELSASENDGPVSEVFHKTLKEFVGVAEVEVGSVSTLYSVAGRNADALALYFGEDPARCPFEQVTATLLNFVRLFRKAHEENCKQAELEKKKAEKEVEMEKAKGINLTKKDVK
- the LOC140006125 gene encoding formin-like protein 20 isoform X2; amino-acid sequence: MGYICNRFLVLDFVFSNLFDCCFSTDVLNEDEYKIYLGGIVAQLQDHYPDASFMVFNFREGIKRSQISDILSQYDMTVMEYPRQYESCPLLPLEMIHHFLRSSESWLSLEGQQNVLLMHCERGGWPVLAFMLAGLLLYRKQYNGEQKTLEMVYKQAPRELLHLLSPLNPQPSQLRYLQYISRRNIGSDWPPSDSPLALDCIILRVLPLFDGGRGCRPLVRVYGQDPSSTTSTRSSKLLFTTLRTKKHSRFYRQEECALVKIDIHRRVQGDVVLECVHLEDDLVREEMMLRVMFHTAFIRSNVLMLTRDEVDVLWDAKDQFPRDFRAEVLFSDADAVPSIVTTEVGSEDGNETESATPEEFFEVEEIFSNAVDGQDGKSDIDTHSVQEFSQDSENDEVVWKEELDHHSFEDCTSDEGSQRQGRRGDSNRNSLSDNVLENREDSVASSGEFEPQNVKLQFLDGGSGGKSEEGENKPDQEGTVVQKKADGQGSQPKLALPNDNGKQKSEKALTSTSKKQPISGTKLGNETMGTKSKSKQQSSGPQLRQAKPNAVSRWIPPNKGSYFDSMHVSYPPSRQNSAPAALAQSKESQAAGKAKAPSSAKSSSSSSSEARFLPEKHFSCPSLIESSSARRPPTPTISSPSHTESQAPELNQHQPSPSHPPPPPPPPPPPPPPPPPSCNSLLYNSSSKPFSPVASSLQDFGTNLSSLVNSFNNENAPSASPSPPPPPPSPPPPPVPFTQDAFFASDAPKFQSPPPPPPPPPPPPSSSLFTVSAVSASKISSPPPPPPPPPPPSVSAACTSNIPVPPPPPPAPAQSLLSIRIAAFASGQSPSPRPYNSGVAVTSPPPPPPPPPPPVSSGTTAPRSSLPPPPPPPPFSSSIHYASKILPPPPPPPPWSASASTPFAGIVSSLPPPPLPNASTAITSIPVSVPIPPPPPPLPATHNTHPPPPPPVNGPPTIFSRAPLPPPPPPPPPHGTPPPPPPPPFLSNCAPPPPPPPPFLSNRPPPPPPPPPPPPFLSNRAPPPPPPPPLSGASPPPPPHPGSAPSPPPPPGRGAPVPPPPPMHAAPVPPPLPLSAGPCPPPGAPPPPPPPGGRAPGPPPPPGPPRPPGGAPPPPPPLGARGPGPPSAAPPPPLGRGRGLPRPSGMSAAPRRSTLKPLHWSKVTRALQGSLWEELQRHGEPQIAPEFDVSEIETLFSATVPKSDTRGGKSGDRRKSVGSKPDKVHLVDLRRANNTEIMLTKVKMPLPDMMAAALAMDEAILDADQVENLIKFCPTKEEMEMLKNYNGDKENLGKCEQFFLELMKVPRVESKLRVFLFKIQFNSQVTDFKKSLNTVNSACEEVRNSFKLKEIMKKILYLGNTLNQGTARGSAVGFKLDSLLKLTDTRASNSKMTLMHYLCKVLASKSPSLLDFHEDLVSLEVASKIQLKSLAEEMQAIIKGLEKVKQELSASENDGPVSEVFHKTLKEFVGVAEVEVGSVSTLYSVAGRNADALALYFGEDPARCPFEQVTATLLNFVRLFRKAHEENCKQAELEKKKAEKEVEMEKAKGINLTKKDVK